A single window of Deltaproteobacteria bacterium DNA harbors:
- the smc gene encoding chromosome segregation protein SMC has product MRIKQLELAGFKSFADRTVLNFPSRVTGIVGPNGCGKSNVVDAIRWVLGEQSPKHLRGIAMEDVIFNGNERHAPLGMAEVSILFESTGETRATAQPLDPDLDVSTVPAHFRDLAEIMVTRRYFRSGESEYFINKTACRLKDITELFLGTGIGSKAYAIIEQGRVEQLVNAKPEDRRLFIEEAAGTTLYRSRKLAAERKMERTRENLSRVTDILHELERQIQYLNRQAKRAEQYRALQEEMRALDLTVASYQWRQLSADIVRLEEERRQTVAEQERLQHEVAALESTREAVSAAVSAAEAHLGQRREALAVLDAERESQGQRIDMLRQEVRERARRLGRLDAERDALQNRSAGLARELAAAERDRDECAQLFLFEEGELKGRETDLAAAREAQRGVQRAAEDAKGHVIALVTRMAEVRNEIAAVTRRRDDVQRRLARLADDRQALATQLETTEHELTARGRAAVALQERLQTAAGEKEHRAAQIRALAEERRRCERELNDLRAQLVGTQSRLRSLEEIQRNYEGYQPGVRSIMAQEQPAHGVLGVVADVIGIPREYERAVAAALGDRLQYVIVEGAEDGAGAVSNLREHASGRGSFIPVVPRPVPLNGLGAAGMNGNSSRLLDLVQVDDRYRQVAEALLGEVVLVPDLKSALSIWHQNGRYVTMVTPEGDVVDANGVITGGSEAPIEAEILSRRRELAELSQRAGVLGARVGKAEAQLATLSERIAEEEAALAIIDHDTHAATLELVAAEKDVERLEHERPRLTDRIEVVRFEAESLAGEINHANTELTQLSVTLAGYGEQHAGREEALRARQAEVEVATDRAETLATEVTATKVRVAERRERQHAAGAALTRLVANREDLAERERSLRGEHEETANERTGLEQSVLAAGEVAAAQAAQRATLEAEVNDALHGAETAQGLLGEQEQAVNAHREQLDRVRALRSETDLALAERRLSGEHLRSSVQEKYSLDLTQEAAAHTEMPAEGATERLQTLRERIARIGEVNVSAIDELRELEERAQFLCTQKEDLERSLADLERTIQQLNRASRARFAETFAKVNERFQVVFPRLFRGGEARLVLTDEHNLLESGVEIVVRPPGKRLETVSLLSGGEKALVATSLIFSLFLINPTPFCFLDEVDAPLDDANIGRFTQMVREMSDTSQFIVITHNKRTMECAETLYGVTMQEPGLSKVIAVAMH; this is encoded by the coding sequence ATGCGGATCAAGCAGCTTGAGTTAGCCGGCTTCAAATCGTTCGCGGACCGTACGGTCCTGAATTTTCCCTCGCGAGTTACCGGCATTGTCGGGCCGAACGGCTGCGGCAAATCGAACGTCGTCGACGCGATTCGTTGGGTGCTGGGCGAGCAGAGCCCCAAGCATCTGCGCGGCATCGCGATGGAGGACGTAATCTTCAACGGCAACGAACGCCACGCGCCCCTCGGCATGGCGGAGGTCTCGATCCTGTTCGAGAGTACCGGCGAGACTCGCGCGACCGCTCAGCCGCTCGATCCCGATCTCGACGTCTCGACGGTCCCGGCGCACTTCCGCGATTTGGCAGAGATCATGGTGACGCGCCGCTACTTCCGCTCCGGGGAGTCGGAATACTTCATCAATAAGACCGCTTGTCGCCTCAAGGATATCACCGAATTGTTTCTCGGCACCGGCATCGGCAGCAAGGCCTATGCGATCATCGAGCAAGGCCGCGTCGAGCAGCTGGTGAACGCGAAACCGGAAGATCGACGGCTGTTCATCGAAGAAGCCGCCGGCACCACGCTCTATCGTAGCCGCAAGCTCGCGGCGGAGCGCAAGATGGAACGTACCCGCGAGAACTTGTCGCGCGTCACCGACATCCTGCACGAGCTCGAGCGGCAGATTCAGTACCTCAATCGTCAAGCGAAGCGGGCTGAACAGTATCGCGCATTGCAAGAAGAGATGCGGGCTCTCGATCTGACCGTGGCTAGCTACCAGTGGCGGCAGCTGTCAGCGGATATCGTGCGACTGGAGGAGGAGCGCCGCCAGACGGTTGCCGAGCAGGAGCGATTGCAGCATGAGGTGGCAGCACTCGAATCAACCCGCGAGGCGGTGAGCGCCGCAGTGAGCGCGGCCGAGGCACACCTCGGGCAACGGCGCGAAGCACTTGCGGTGCTGGACGCTGAACGCGAGAGCCAGGGCCAGCGCATCGACATGCTGCGCCAGGAAGTGCGCGAGCGCGCGCGTCGCTTGGGCCGGCTCGACGCCGAACGCGACGCGCTGCAGAATCGCAGTGCGGGGTTGGCCCGCGAGTTGGCGGCGGCGGAACGCGATCGCGACGAGTGCGCGCAATTGTTTCTATTTGAAGAGGGTGAGCTGAAAGGGCGCGAGACAGACCTTGCGGCGGCGCGTGAGGCGCAGCGGGGTGTGCAGCGCGCGGCGGAGGACGCCAAGGGTCACGTGATCGCACTGGTCACACGCATGGCTGAAGTGCGCAACGAGATCGCCGCAGTGACGCGGCGGCGCGACGATGTGCAGCGCCGGCTGGCGCGGCTCGCCGACGATCGGCAGGCGTTGGCGACGCAATTGGAAACAACCGAGCATGAACTCACCGCGCGCGGGCGTGCTGCCGTGGCCTTGCAAGAGCGGCTGCAGACTGCCGCTGGCGAGAAGGAGCACCGCGCGGCACAGATCCGCGCGCTCGCCGAAGAGCGTCGGCGTTGCGAGCGCGAATTGAACGACTTGCGCGCGCAGCTGGTCGGGACGCAGTCGCGGCTGCGCTCGCTGGAAGAAATTCAGCGTAACTACGAGGGCTATCAACCCGGCGTCCGTTCGATCATGGCGCAGGAACAGCCGGCGCATGGGGTACTCGGCGTCGTCGCCGACGTCATCGGAATTCCGCGTGAGTACGAACGCGCCGTCGCCGCCGCGCTCGGCGATCGACTGCAGTACGTCATCGTTGAAGGTGCCGAAGACGGAGCTGGGGCAGTCAGCAACCTGCGCGAGCACGCCTCCGGCCGCGGTAGTTTCATCCCGGTTGTGCCACGGCCTGTGCCGCTCAACGGTCTGGGGGCCGCGGGTATGAACGGCAACAGCTCGCGCTTGCTCGACCTCGTGCAGGTCGACGACCGCTATCGGCAGGTCGCCGAAGCGCTGCTCGGTGAAGTCGTTCTGGTCCCGGATCTCAAGTCGGCGTTGTCGATCTGGCATCAGAACGGACGCTACGTGACGATGGTGACGCCCGAGGGCGATGTTGTCGATGCCAACGGCGTGATCACCGGCGGCAGTGAGGCACCGATTGAAGCCGAAATCCTGTCGCGCCGTCGCGAGTTGGCGGAGTTGTCGCAGCGTGCCGGCGTATTGGGGGCGCGGGTGGGCAAAGCCGAAGCGCAACTGGCAACCCTGTCGGAGCGCATCGCGGAAGAAGAAGCGGCCTTGGCTATCATCGATCACGATACTCACGCCGCCACGTTGGAACTGGTCGCGGCGGAAAAGGACGTCGAGCGCTTGGAGCATGAACGCCCACGCCTGACCGATCGCATCGAAGTCGTGCGCTTTGAAGCTGAGTCGCTCGCCGGCGAGATTAACCACGCGAACACCGAGCTGACGCAGTTGAGTGTCACGCTGGCGGGATACGGAGAGCAACACGCCGGGCGTGAGGAGGCGCTGCGCGCTCGACAAGCCGAAGTCGAAGTGGCGACTGATCGTGCTGAGACCCTTGCCACGGAGGTGACCGCAACCAAAGTGCGCGTGGCCGAGCGGCGCGAGCGCCAACACGCGGCGGGTGCGGCGCTCACGCGGCTCGTCGCCAACCGCGAGGATCTCGCCGAGCGTGAACGCTCGTTGCGCGGCGAGCACGAGGAAACCGCAAATGAGCGCACGGGTCTCGAACAATCCGTGCTTGCAGCAGGAGAAGTCGCCGCGGCGCAGGCGGCGCAGCGGGCGACCCTCGAAGCGGAGGTGAACGACGCGTTACACGGCGCCGAGACTGCGCAAGGCCTGCTCGGTGAGCAGGAACAAGCGGTGAATGCGCACCGCGAACAGCTCGATCGGGTGCGCGCACTACGCAGCGAAACAGACCTCGCGCTGGCGGAACGGCGGCTCAGTGGTGAGCATCTCCGTTCGAGCGTGCAGGAGAAGTACAGCCTCGATCTGACCCAAGAGGCGGCGGCGCACACGGAAATGCCCGCGGAGGGTGCGACCGAGCGGCTGCAGACGTTGCGCGAACGCATCGCACGTATCGGCGAAGTCAATGTGAGTGCCATCGACGAGTTGCGCGAGCTGGAAGAGCGCGCGCAGTTCCTGTGCACGCAGAAGGAGGACTTGGAGCGGTCGTTGGCGGATCTCGAACGCACGATTCAGCAGCTCAATCGCGCCTCGCGGGCACGCTTTGCGGAGACGTTCGCCAAGGTCAATGAACGTTTTCAAGTGGTCTTTCCGCGCTTGTTCCGTGGCGGCGAGGCGAGACTGGTGCTCACCGACGAGCACAATCTTCTTGAGAGCGGCGTCGAAATCGTCGTTCGCCCGCCGGGCAAGCGGCTCGAAACCGTCAGCCTGCTCTCTGGCGGCGAGAAGGCGTTGGTGGCAACGAGCCTGATCTTCTCGTTGTTCCTCATCAACCCGACGCCGTTCTGTTTCCTCGACGAAGTCGACGCACCGCTCGATGACGCCAACATCGGCCGCTTTACCCAGATGGTACGGGAGATGAGCGACACGTCGCAGTTCATCGTCATCACCCACAACAAGCGGACGATGGAATGTGCCGAGACGCTCTACGGTGTCACCATGCAAGAGCCGGGGCTGTCGAAGGTGATCGCGGTCGCGATGCACTAG
- a CDS encoding cell division protein ZapA, which yields MKQPVDVVIMGQMLTVASDDGPEHVRAVARFVDDQMRAMTAEGRAVATIDVALLAALNIASKYQKLKREHQELTETIDRLSRRLLAEIPG from the coding sequence ATGAAGCAACCGGTCGACGTGGTGATCATGGGTCAGATGTTGACCGTTGCGAGTGATGACGGCCCGGAGCATGTGCGGGCGGTGGCGCGGTTTGTTGATGACCAAATGCGTGCGATGACGGCGGAGGGGAGGGCGGTGGCGACCATCGACGTCGCCCTCCTTGCGGCATTGAATATTGCGAGCAAATATCAGAAACTGAAGCGGGAACATCAGGAACTGACAGAGACGATCGATCGTCTGTCCCGGCGCCTCCTCGCGGAGATCCCGGGCTGA
- a CDS encoding HNH endonuclease: MLATASVLNTKVLVLNRSFLPIHITSVRRAFALLYQGVAEAVNGQYQTFDFESWSTLSASVHDDTVGMVNRVIRVPRVILLVAYDRLPRRQVRFSRFNIYARDRNTCQYCGHRFSRAELNLDHVVPRSQGGTSRWENVVCSCHECNRRKGGRTPEQARMHLRRQPRRPEWTPFMMQTFSLRHYEEWVPFLSTVDASYWNTELQE, from the coding sequence ATGTTGGCGACTGCAAGCGTACTTAATACCAAGGTTCTAGTTCTCAACCGATCGTTCCTACCGATTCACATCACCTCGGTTCGCCGGGCATTTGCCCTGCTCTATCAGGGAGTTGCTGAGGCAGTAAACGGTCAGTACCAGACCTTCGACTTTGAGAGTTGGAGCACGCTATCGGCGTCGGTCCACGACGACACGGTCGGTATGGTCAATCGGGTCATCCGGGTACCTCGGGTCATTTTACTCGTTGCATACGACCGTTTGCCGCGGCGCCAGGTGCGGTTTAGCCGCTTCAATATCTATGCGCGGGACCGCAACACATGCCAGTATTGTGGCCATCGTTTTTCACGCGCCGAGCTGAACCTTGATCACGTGGTGCCGCGCTCGCAGGGGGGGACGTCTCGCTGGGAGAATGTCGTATGCTCGTGCCACGAGTGCAATCGTCGCAAGGGCGGCCGCACCCCGGAGCAGGCCCGCATGCACCTGCGGCGTCAGCCGCGGCGGCCGGAATGGACGCCATTCATGATGCAGACCTTCAGCCTGCGCCACTACGAAGAGTGGGTGCCATTCCTCTCGACGGTGGACGCTTCGTATTGGAATACGGAACTCCAAGAATGA
- the ftsY gene encoding signal recognition particle-docking protein FtsY, with product MPLGPELIAGLTAGGLLVFGGLIAWLSRRARGRAELSAPAHGHTETRDEATAPWATFRSGLSKTRQVFGTRLRDVLGRDRTREAWLNDLEEALILADVGMATTQGLIRSLRKRSGLVSADAVVSALKAEIRLLLEDGAGVERAARPHVILVVGVNGVGKTTTIGKLAHRYKQEGKSVLLVAGDTFRAAATEQLEVWAERVGCDIVKHKSGADPAAVVFDGLRAAQTRGTDVAIIDTAGRLHVKVNLMEELKKLVRVISREVPGAPHEAFLVLDASTGQNALSQTKLFRDTLPLTGVILTKLDGTAKGGAVLAVKRELNLPLCYLGLGEGINDLRPFDAAAFTDALFEPDSAG from the coding sequence ATGCCCCTCGGTCCCGAATTGATTGCCGGTTTGACGGCGGGCGGGTTGCTCGTCTTCGGTGGACTGATTGCGTGGTTGTCGCGCCGCGCGCGCGGGCGGGCGGAACTATCAGCACCCGCGCACGGTCATACTGAAACACGCGACGAGGCTACCGCTCCGTGGGCGACGTTTCGCTCGGGGCTGAGCAAGACGCGCCAAGTGTTCGGCACTCGCCTCCGTGACGTGCTGGGGCGCGACCGGACGCGGGAGGCGTGGCTGAACGACTTGGAGGAAGCGCTGATTCTGGCCGACGTCGGGATGGCTACCACGCAAGGTCTGATCCGTTCGCTGCGCAAACGATCCGGACTCGTTTCGGCCGACGCGGTCGTGTCGGCACTCAAGGCGGAAATCCGTTTGCTGTTGGAGGACGGGGCGGGGGTGGAACGCGCCGCGCGGCCGCACGTCATCTTGGTGGTTGGCGTGAACGGGGTCGGCAAGACAACAACGATCGGCAAGCTTGCGCATCGCTACAAGCAGGAGGGGAAATCGGTCTTGCTGGTGGCCGGCGACACCTTTCGCGCCGCCGCGACCGAGCAGTTGGAGGTGTGGGCGGAACGTGTCGGTTGCGACATCGTGAAACACAAGAGCGGCGCGGACCCAGCGGCGGTGGTGTTCGATGGGTTGAGGGCGGCGCAGACCCGCGGTACCGATGTGGCGATCATCGACACCGCCGGCCGCCTGCACGTGAAAGTCAACCTGATGGAGGAGCTGAAGAAGCTCGTCCGCGTGATCAGTCGCGAGGTTCCGGGCGCGCCGCATGAGGCGTTCCTCGTGCTCGACGCCAGCACCGGCCAGAACGCTCTCAGCCAAACCAAACTCTTCCGCGATACGCTGCCCCTCACCGGCGTGATCCTCACTAAGCTCGACGGCACCGCTAAAGGTGGTGCCGTGCTCGCCGTGAAGAGAGAGTTGAACCTGCCGCTCTGCTATCTCGGCCTCGGTGAAGGGATCAACGATCTGCGTCCCTTCGACGCGGCCGCGTTTACTGACGCGTTGTTCGAGCCCGACTCGGCAGGGTAG
- the rny gene encoding ribonuclease Y: MTDYVIMLIATVVLAAVLAWLLDQLRQRQNVQQRQAASDSAERALQEARTEAEAIRKEADLRAKETILQAKADAEKEGRELRREIQQTERRLVGKEEVLDKRAEQIEKRDQDFNRRDQAVRQRERAITDKEAEYTGLLDETRAQLEQAAGLTREEAKRTLIQQMMDQARHEGAKHIRQIEEEAKAEADRKAKKIVSIAIERLAGEFVAERTVTSVHLPNDDMKGRIIGREGRNIRAIEAATGVDLIVDDTPETVIVSCHNPIRREIARVAIERLISDGRIHPGRVEEVVRKAEQEVEESVREAGQKALIEVGVHGVHPELVKLVGMLKYRYSYAQNVLMHSIECAFIAGAMAAELGLNEKQARRAGLLHDIGKALTHEVEGSHAIIGADIARKYGESAKIVNAIAAHHEEVKAETILAPLVDAADALSGARPGARREVLESYVRRLEDLERISNSFKGVEKSFAVQAGREIRIIVEPRSTNDEQATMLARDVARKIENEMTYPGQIKVTVIRETRASEMAR; the protein is encoded by the coding sequence ATGACAGACTACGTGATCATGTTGATTGCGACGGTAGTATTGGCAGCCGTACTCGCATGGCTATTGGATCAGCTCCGCCAGCGACAGAATGTGCAACAGCGACAAGCAGCAAGCGATTCCGCCGAGCGAGCGCTCCAGGAGGCGCGCACTGAGGCGGAGGCGATTCGGAAGGAAGCCGATCTTCGCGCAAAGGAAACGATTCTTCAGGCCAAGGCCGACGCCGAGAAGGAAGGGCGGGAACTACGACGAGAGATTCAACAGACGGAGCGGCGCCTGGTTGGCAAGGAGGAGGTACTCGACAAGCGGGCGGAGCAGATCGAAAAGCGCGATCAGGACTTCAATCGGCGCGATCAGGCGGTGCGCCAGCGTGAGCGGGCGATCACGGATAAGGAGGCCGAGTACACCGGGCTGCTCGACGAGACCCGCGCGCAATTGGAGCAGGCCGCCGGGCTCACTCGCGAGGAAGCCAAGCGTACGTTGATCCAGCAAATGATGGACCAAGCGCGCCACGAAGGTGCCAAACACATCCGCCAGATCGAAGAGGAGGCCAAAGCCGAGGCTGATCGAAAGGCGAAGAAGATCGTAAGCATTGCGATCGAGCGGTTGGCCGGTGAGTTCGTCGCTGAGCGCACGGTGACGTCGGTTCACTTACCCAACGACGACATGAAGGGTCGGATTATTGGCCGCGAGGGTCGGAACATCCGTGCGATCGAAGCGGCGACCGGGGTTGACCTGATCGTCGATGACACGCCGGAGACAGTGATCGTGTCGTGTCACAATCCGATCCGGCGTGAGATCGCGCGCGTGGCGATCGAACGGCTGATTTCGGACGGCCGTATTCATCCGGGCCGAGTTGAAGAGGTGGTGCGGAAGGCGGAGCAGGAAGTCGAAGAGAGTGTGCGCGAGGCGGGGCAGAAAGCGCTGATCGAGGTCGGAGTGCACGGCGTCCATCCGGAACTCGTGAAGCTGGTCGGTATGCTCAAATATCGCTACAGCTACGCGCAGAACGTGTTGATGCACTCGATCGAGTGCGCCTTCATCGCCGGTGCGATGGCGGCGGAACTGGGATTGAATGAGAAGCAGGCGCGCCGGGCCGGGTTGCTGCACGACATCGGCAAGGCGCTCACGCACGAAGTCGAAGGCTCGCACGCGATCATCGGCGCTGACATCGCACGGAAATACGGCGAGTCGGCCAAGATCGTCAACGCGATCGCGGCGCATCACGAAGAGGTGAAGGCGGAAACGATCCTTGCACCGCTGGTTGACGCAGCCGATGCGCTCTCCGGTGCCCGCCCCGGGGCACGGCGGGAGGTGCTCGAGAGCTATGTGCGGCGGTTGGAGGATCTTGAGCGAATCAGCAACTCGTTCAAGGGTGTCGAGAAGTCCTTCGCGGTACAAGCCGGTCGCGAGATTCGAATCATCGTCGAACCGCGCTCGACTAACGACGAGCAAGCGACGATGCTGGCGCGCGATGTCGCGCGCAAGATCGAGAACGAAATGACGTATCCTGGGCAGATCAAAGTGACCGTGATTCGGGAGACGCGCGCCAGTGAGATGGCGCGTTGA
- the zapB gene encoding cell division protein ZapB yields MSLENLKLLETKIDRLLAQHEKIRHERDVLGQRMKEKEAQFAQLAGQVRQFEQERNDLKTRLERILGRLEGLDLG; encoded by the coding sequence ATGAGTTTGGAGAATTTGAAACTTCTGGAAACGAAAATCGATCGCCTTTTGGCCCAGCACGAGAAGATTCGGCATGAGCGCGACGTGCTCGGGCAGCGGATGAAGGAAAAGGAGGCCCAATTCGCGCAGCTGGCGGGGCAGGTCAGACAATTCGAGCAGGAACGGAACGATCTCAAGACTCGGTTGGAGCGCATTCTCGGCCGACTCGAGGGCCTCGACCTCGGATGA
- a CDS encoding Rne/Rng family ribonuclease, producing MPRQIIINSTPQEARVALLEDNRLVEVFIERARGRGIAGNIYKGRVTRVLPGMQAAFVDIGLEKAAFLRAADFYPSTGDEVLTDYDDENGGHPAAIPTATTADAGTGDSQQPSLVGPAPIETLLKKGQEIIVQVANGPIGSKGARVTSHIAIPGRHLVYMPLTNHVGVSRRIEDPDERARLKAAVDELRPPTAGFIIRTACEGLSKREMQGDVRFLLRLWSRIQKKSEGAAPLLLHYDMDLILRSIRDLFTADVQRVVIDSSRDHSRIIEFLEAVMPRFTDRVEQYTDRQAIFDRFTVEAQLNKALERRVWLKSGGYIVIDHTEALTAIDVNTGRYVGKTTQEETVLRTNLEATKIIVEQLRLRNIGGLIIIDFIDMEKAVNRKKVYDALSDAVRKDKARTNILHISDLGIVEMTRKRRGENLLQLLGEPCPGCDGRGMVRSAETLAYEVLRRIRREAAANPRVERLEIRVPQRVADFLATTEAAAVHAIENEFSTKIVITGALDLGDRPYEVTAVEAAA from the coding sequence GTGCCACGCCAGATCATCATCAACTCGACCCCGCAGGAAGCTCGGGTCGCGCTGCTGGAAGACAACCGTCTGGTTGAAGTCTTCATCGAGCGCGCGCGCGGGCGCGGCATTGCCGGCAACATCTATAAGGGGCGCGTCACTCGCGTGCTGCCTGGCATGCAGGCAGCGTTCGTTGATATCGGCCTGGAGAAGGCGGCCTTCCTGCGCGCTGCCGACTTCTATCCGAGCACGGGCGATGAAGTGCTGACCGATTACGACGACGAGAACGGCGGCCATCCGGCGGCGATACCCACGGCGACGACGGCCGACGCCGGCACAGGCGACAGTCAGCAACCCTCACTAGTGGGACCCGCACCGATCGAGACCCTACTCAAGAAGGGACAGGAAATTATCGTCCAAGTCGCCAACGGCCCGATCGGGAGCAAAGGTGCCCGTGTCACGTCGCACATCGCGATCCCGGGCCGCCACTTGGTGTACATGCCTTTGACCAACCACGTCGGCGTATCGCGTCGGATCGAAGATCCGGACGAGCGCGCACGCTTGAAGGCCGCCGTGGATGAACTGCGGCCGCCGACCGCCGGCTTCATCATCCGCACCGCGTGCGAGGGACTCAGCAAACGCGAGATGCAGGGCGACGTGCGGTTCCTCCTGCGCCTGTGGAGCCGCATCCAGAAGAAGAGCGAAGGCGCCGCGCCGCTGCTGTTGCACTACGACATGGATCTGATTCTGCGTTCGATCCGCGACCTCTTCACCGCCGACGTGCAGCGCGTCGTCATCGATAGCAGCCGCGACCATTCGCGCATCATCGAATTTCTCGAAGCCGTGATGCCGCGGTTCACAGATCGCGTCGAGCAGTACACCGATCGCCAGGCGATCTTCGATCGCTTCACTGTCGAGGCGCAGCTCAACAAGGCGCTCGAACGCCGCGTCTGGCTTAAGTCGGGTGGCTACATCGTCATCGATCACACCGAAGCTCTGACCGCCATCGACGTCAATACCGGCCGTTACGTCGGCAAAACCACGCAAGAGGAAACCGTGCTGCGGACCAACCTGGAGGCCACCAAGATCATCGTCGAGCAACTGCGCCTCCGCAACATCGGTGGCTTGATCATCATCGACTTCATCGACATGGAAAAAGCGGTCAACCGCAAGAAGGTCTACGATGCCCTGAGCGATGCGGTCCGCAAAGACAAAGCCCGCACCAACATTCTGCACATCTCCGATCTCGGGATCGTCGAGATGACGCGCAAGCGACGCGGAGAGAATCTCCTCCAACTCCTCGGCGAACCGTGCCCGGGTTGCGACGGCCGCGGCATGGTCCGCAGCGCCGAGACCCTCGCCTACGAGGTGCTCCGCCGGATTCGCCGCGAGGCCGCCGCTAACCCGCGGGTGGAACGTTTGGAGATCCGCGTGCCGCAGCGCGTCGCGGATTTTCTGGCGACCACGGAAG
- a CDS encoding TIGR00282 family metallophosphoesterase codes for MKILFLGDVVGKPGRHAVRSLLPRLITTEKLAFVVVNCENVAGGTGVDPGTARELFDAGADVLTSGNHIWRSKDIVEYIDHEERLLRPANFPAGVPGRGWVVRELPGGQRIAVVNLIGRVFMDSVDCPFQLAERLMPELLAQTPIVIVDMHGEATSEKSAMGWLLAGRASAVLGSHTHVQTADERILPGGTAYMTDVGMCGPMDSVIGVRREQVIQRFLDHMPVRFEVASGPVLVQGAIVDLDAATGRALKVRRLQERVER; via the coding sequence ATGAAGATCCTGTTTCTCGGCGATGTAGTCGGCAAGCCCGGCCGGCACGCGGTGCGCTCGCTGTTGCCGCGCCTGATCACGACGGAGAAGCTGGCCTTCGTTGTTGTGAATTGTGAGAATGTCGCCGGGGGTACAGGTGTCGATCCAGGCACAGCAAGGGAGTTGTTCGACGCGGGAGCAGACGTACTCACGTCGGGCAACCATATCTGGCGGAGCAAGGACATTGTCGAGTACATCGACCATGAAGAACGGCTGTTGCGGCCGGCGAATTTCCCCGCCGGAGTGCCGGGCCGCGGTTGGGTGGTGCGGGAGTTGCCGGGTGGTCAGCGCATCGCCGTCGTGAATCTGATTGGGCGCGTATTTATGGATAGCGTGGACTGTCCGTTTCAGCTGGCCGAGCGGCTCATGCCGGAACTCTTGGCGCAGACGCCCATAGTCATCGTGGACATGCACGGTGAGGCGACATCCGAGAAGTCGGCGATGGGCTGGCTGCTTGCGGGCCGAGCGTCGGCGGTGTTGGGCAGTCACACGCACGTCCAGACCGCCGATGAGCGGATACTCCCAGGCGGCACGGCTTACATGACGGACGTGGGAATGTGCGGGCCGATGGATTCGGTGATTGGCGTGCGCCGCGAGCAGGTGATTCAGCGATTCTTGGATCATATGCCAGTGCGGTTCGAGGTCGCGTCGGGGCCCGTTCTGGTGCAGGGTGCGATTGTGGACCTCGATGCAGCGACCGGCC